A genomic region of Alicyclobacillus sp. SO9 contains the following coding sequences:
- a CDS encoding TetR/AcrR family transcriptional regulator encodes MRELMTKEERHQHILDTAKHIFQEDGYDNVTIADVIKRSNVARGTFYLHFDSLEALLTGLFEDAVQKTWARIDPILSNMEISFETCTIEVIHAVFDMFQDDPALGAVFYSGGGQEFMQRKQEIMFKEMGGRLVEALEHRHGAKIPNLEWTVTMLISLIGDMSYYAVGQIAKNQRDAFEAHAIEFVLAGMRKHLEPHVPGSTL; translated from the coding sequence GTGCGTGAACTGATGACAAAGGAAGAGCGACATCAACATATTCTCGATACAGCTAAACACATCTTTCAAGAAGACGGTTATGACAATGTCACCATTGCTGACGTCATTAAGAGAAGCAACGTCGCGAGAGGCACGTTTTATCTGCACTTTGATTCTTTAGAAGCGCTCTTGACCGGTTTGTTTGAAGATGCAGTTCAAAAAACCTGGGCGCGCATCGATCCGATTTTATCAAACATGGAAATTTCCTTTGAGACGTGCACGATTGAGGTCATTCATGCGGTGTTTGACATGTTTCAAGATGACCCAGCCCTGGGCGCCGTATTCTATTCAGGCGGCGGACAGGAATTTATGCAGCGTAAACAGGAGATTATGTTTAAAGAAATGGGCGGACGGTTGGTGGAAGCACTGGAACATCGACACGGCGCAAAAATTCCAAACCTGGAGTGGACTGTGACCATGCTTATTTCACTCATTGGTGATATGTCCTACTACGCCGTCGGTCAAATTGCAAAGAACCAAAGAGATGCATTTGAAGCGCATGCGATTGAATTTGTATTGGCAGGTATGCGTAAGCATCTAGAACCCCATGTGCCTGGCAGTACCCTTTAG
- a CDS encoding LysR family transcriptional regulator — translation METKDISLFLAIARIGSISKTAEQLFMSQSTVTTRLQRLERNLGYSLFERTQNGVQLTPRGTRFVSLAEQIEQIEKQMQSPRLEETPLLRVMSGRAFVSTDVPECLHRMLKHSTVHLQVRMGLYDEMRDALLAQQVDFCFLGEPIYHPNIRLVEFAPDAIDVIVPETHYLAYSFNDINQIQSEPFIAFGRPTSPFRQRIMTLLAKSQVYPNVIMELDSFDGVKAMVSHGLGVSLLPRRTLFDAEAKGYKVLSVHAAHSSIWSRPTYLAFPKAIETQPLIQQFLRVATEFYSQLQSSGFH, via the coding sequence ATGGAAACAAAGGATATCTCACTCTTTCTCGCAATTGCTCGAATCGGCTCCATTTCAAAGACAGCAGAGCAGTTGTTTATGTCTCAATCCACAGTGACTACACGTTTACAAAGACTTGAACGCAACCTTGGCTACAGCTTGTTTGAACGTACGCAAAACGGTGTACAACTGACACCGAGGGGGACACGGTTTGTATCACTGGCGGAGCAAATTGAACAAATTGAGAAACAAATGCAAAGCCCCAGGCTTGAAGAAACGCCCTTACTGCGCGTGATGTCCGGCAGAGCCTTTGTCTCGACAGATGTACCAGAGTGTCTGCACCGAATGCTGAAGCACTCTACTGTCCATCTTCAGGTACGAATGGGACTGTATGACGAAATGCGGGATGCACTCCTTGCACAGCAAGTAGATTTCTGCTTTCTGGGTGAACCCATATACCACCCGAACATTCGCTTGGTAGAATTTGCGCCCGATGCAATTGACGTCATTGTACCCGAAACTCATTACCTGGCGTACAGTTTCAATGACATCAATCAAATTCAATCGGAACCCTTTATTGCGTTTGGCAGACCCACGTCTCCATTCCGACAGCGCATCATGACACTACTGGCAAAGTCCCAAGTGTATCCGAATGTCATTATGGAACTGGACTCGTTTGACGGAGTAAAGGCCATGGTCAGCCACGGCCTGGGTGTGTCCCTGCTTCCGAGGCGCACTCTGTTTGATGCAGAGGCCAAAGGCTATAAGGTACTGTCCGTGCACGCCGCCCACAGTTCCATCTGGTCACGCCCAACATACTTGGCTTTCCCAAAAGCCATTGAAACTCAACCCCTTATTCAACAGTTTTTGCGGGTTGCAACAGAATTCTATTCACAGCTTCAGTCCTCTGGTTTTCATTAA
- a CDS encoding ThiF family adenylyltransferase, protein MASSLTERYSRQVLFRPIGLLGQENLSRSRVAIVGLGALGTVSAGELARAGVGYLKLIDRDIIEASNLQRQSLYDEEDARKGLAKAAAAADKLRLANSDIEIEVVVTDLTWRNAEELLSDVDVIVDGTDNFEVRYLINEVSVKHSIPWSYGGAVSSYGTTAFFRPDETPCLVCLFGPHQGGGHDTCDTVGVIAPIVATIASLQTAEVLKYLSGNHEALAKVITTIDLWRNDFRQVHLGAKKESCPCCGQHEYPMLTPKADALTVSLCGRRTIQVRSLHAPQETLHQVAQRLQRVGEVRQNPNLLRCDLGEVQITLFADGRALFHGVDDPQTARNLYASYIGN, encoded by the coding sequence ATGGCTTCGTCGCTGACAGAACGTTACTCTAGGCAAGTATTATTTCGTCCAATTGGATTACTTGGACAGGAGAATTTGTCTCGTTCCAGAGTTGCTATTGTCGGATTGGGGGCACTGGGAACCGTTTCTGCCGGCGAATTGGCCCGTGCAGGTGTTGGGTACCTAAAATTGATTGACAGAGACATCATTGAAGCCTCCAATTTGCAGAGGCAATCTCTTTACGATGAGGAGGATGCGAGGAAAGGTCTTGCCAAGGCAGCCGCAGCCGCGGACAAGCTTCGTCTCGCTAACAGTGACATCGAAATCGAAGTGGTAGTCACAGACCTTACCTGGCGTAATGCGGAAGAATTGTTGTCTGATGTGGATGTCATTGTGGATGGTACAGACAACTTTGAAGTTCGGTATCTGATTAACGAGGTGTCGGTCAAACACAGCATTCCATGGAGCTATGGAGGCGCCGTCAGCAGCTATGGTACCACTGCTTTTTTCCGTCCTGACGAAACTCCGTGTCTCGTCTGTTTGTTTGGACCACATCAAGGCGGAGGGCATGATACCTGCGATACCGTTGGAGTAATTGCCCCAATTGTTGCGACCATTGCTTCACTGCAAACTGCGGAAGTGCTGAAATACTTAAGCGGGAACCATGAAGCGTTGGCTAAGGTGATTACGACGATTGACCTTTGGAGAAACGATTTTCGACAGGTTCATCTCGGTGCGAAAAAGGAGAGCTGTCCTTGCTGCGGACAGCATGAGTATCCGATGCTGACGCCAAAGGCAGACGCACTGACGGTGTCTCTGTGCGGACGCAGAACCATTCAAGTTCGTTCTCTCCATGCCCCTCAAGAGACCTTGCACCAGGTGGCACAGCGTCTGCAGCGAGTCGGGGAAGTTCGCCAAAATCCGAATTTGCTGAGATGTGATTTGGGAGAGGTTCAAATTACGCTGTTTGCGGACGGCCGTGCACTGTTCCATGGTGTCGACGATCCGCAAACAGCTCGCAACCTGTATGCATCCTACATTGGAAACTAG
- the mnmA gene encoding tRNA 2-thiouridine(34) synthase MnmA, whose protein sequence is MSSTSLEHKTEHKTRIVVGMSGGVDSSVSALLLKEQGYDVIGVFMKNWDETDESGVCTAAEDFEDVERVCTQIGIPYYSVNFEQEYEEKVFSYFLEEYKKGRTPNPDVLCNREIKFKELLDKAMQLGADYLATGHYAQVVNDQGTYRLLRGADPGKDQTYFLHMLGQKALSRAMFPIGHLPKKEVRAIAERAGLATAAKKDSTGICFIGERNFRQFLSQYLPAQPGEIRTLTGDVKGLHQGLMYYTLGQRKGLGIGGSGTGEPWFVVDKDMKNNVLYVAQGHNHPKLYSQALIAEDVNFIAENNSAGEFRCTAKFRYRQADQGVTVRQLSVQDNRWLVTFDEPQRAITPGQSVVFYSGDECMGGGIIQQSIADKTEIAATAISNR, encoded by the coding sequence ATGAGCAGCACATCATTAGAGCATAAAACAGAGCATAAAACGAGAATTGTCGTCGGAATGTCCGGCGGCGTGGATTCTTCTGTGTCAGCACTGTTGCTTAAGGAACAAGGTTATGATGTTATCGGGGTCTTCATGAAAAACTGGGATGAGACCGATGAGTCGGGAGTCTGTACGGCCGCCGAGGACTTTGAAGACGTGGAGCGGGTTTGTACGCAAATCGGCATTCCCTACTACAGTGTGAACTTTGAACAGGAGTACGAGGAAAAGGTGTTTTCCTACTTTCTTGAAGAATACAAAAAAGGACGAACCCCAAATCCGGATGTCCTGTGTAACCGGGAAATTAAGTTCAAGGAACTGCTGGACAAAGCCATGCAGCTTGGCGCAGATTATCTTGCAACTGGGCATTATGCACAGGTCGTCAACGACCAAGGCACATACCGTCTGCTTCGAGGTGCAGACCCTGGCAAGGACCAAACCTACTTCCTGCACATGCTCGGGCAGAAAGCCCTCAGCCGTGCGATGTTTCCTATTGGCCACTTGCCGAAGAAAGAAGTGCGTGCCATTGCAGAAAGAGCTGGTCTCGCAACTGCGGCCAAAAAGGACAGCACCGGAATTTGTTTCATTGGAGAGCGGAATTTCCGTCAGTTTTTGAGTCAGTATCTCCCTGCTCAGCCAGGAGAGATACGGACGCTGACAGGAGACGTAAAAGGCCTTCATCAAGGTCTCATGTACTATACCCTCGGTCAGCGCAAGGGCCTCGGTATCGGAGGCTCTGGTACCGGAGAACCCTGGTTCGTAGTCGATAAGGACATGAAAAATAATGTTCTCTATGTAGCACAAGGACACAATCACCCAAAGCTGTATTCACAAGCGCTCATTGCCGAGGATGTGAATTTCATAGCGGAAAACAATTCTGCAGGAGAGTTTCGCTGCACTGCAAAATTTCGCTACCGCCAGGCCGATCAAGGCGTTACCGTAAGACAGCTATCGGTCCAGGACAACCGCTGGCTCGTCACATTTGACGAACCGCAACGAGCCATCACACCTGGGCAGTCCGTCGTATTTTACAGCGGTGACGAATGTATGGGGGGCGGCATTATCCAGCAGTCCATAGCAGATAAGACAGAAATTGCAGCGACTGCAATCTCGAATCGTTAA